In Stutzerimonas stutzeri, a genomic segment contains:
- a CDS encoding aminotransferase class V-fold PLP-dependent enzyme, whose product MSDLYPLVDPDGLIEYSVVFTDRSLNHMSRSFQAVMNDISATLKSVYNAHAVAVVPGSGTFGMEAVARQLAHGRRCLVIRNGWFSYRWTQIFEMGGIPAHSTVLKARPQNQSAEAGFAPPPIDEVIAAIAAQKPDLVFAPHVETSSGMILPDDYLRAVGEAVHAVGGLFVLDCIASGALWVDMQASGVDVLISAPQKGWSASPCCALVMLSEAAQLRVEATQSSSFACDLKKWLQIMQAYEQGGHAYHATMPSDALARFRDVMLETSGYGFELLRSQQQELGRRVRALLADKGFNSVATHGFEAPGVVVCYTTDSGIKNGSKFAEQGLQIAAGVPLQCDEPADFQTFRIGLFGLEKLRNLDRTVEILQRALEKILR is encoded by the coding sequence ATGTCGGACCTTTATCCTCTCGTCGATCCCGATGGGCTGATCGAATACTCGGTTGTTTTCACTGACCGATCGCTTAATCACATGTCCCGGTCGTTCCAGGCCGTGATGAACGATATTTCCGCCACCCTTAAATCCGTTTACAACGCCCACGCCGTGGCCGTGGTACCCGGCAGCGGAACATTCGGCATGGAGGCGGTGGCACGCCAGCTGGCGCATGGCCGCAGGTGCCTGGTCATTCGCAATGGCTGGTTCAGTTACCGCTGGACTCAGATCTTCGAGATGGGTGGGATTCCGGCGCACTCCACCGTGCTTAAAGCGCGACCGCAAAACCAGAGCGCCGAGGCAGGGTTCGCACCTCCTCCGATTGATGAGGTGATTGCAGCCATTGCAGCGCAGAAACCCGACCTGGTATTTGCTCCTCATGTGGAAACCTCGTCCGGGATGATTCTGCCGGACGACTATCTACGGGCGGTGGGCGAGGCGGTGCATGCGGTTGGCGGTTTGTTCGTGTTGGATTGCATCGCCTCCGGCGCGCTCTGGGTGGACATGCAGGCCAGCGGCGTCGATGTCCTGATCAGTGCGCCGCAAAAAGGGTGGAGCGCGTCGCCGTGCTGCGCCCTGGTGATGCTCAGCGAGGCTGCCCAGTTGCGCGTCGAGGCAACCCAGAGCAGCAGCTTTGCATGCGATCTGAAGAAATGGCTGCAGATCATGCAGGCCTATGAGCAGGGCGGGCATGCCTATCACGCAACCATGCCGAGCGACGCCTTGGCGCGTTTTCGTGACGTCATGCTTGAAACCAGTGGCTATGGTTTCGAACTCCTTCGTTCGCAACAGCAGGAACTGGGCCGGCGAGTGCGAGCGTTGCTTGCCGACAAAGGTTTCAATAGCGTTGCGACCCATGGCTTCGAGGCGCCTGGCGTGGTGGTGTGTTACACCACCGACAGCGGCATCAAGAATGGCAGCAAGTTTGCGGAGCAGGGGCTGCAGATCGCCGCGGGCGTACCGTTACAGTGCGATGAACCGGCTGATTTCCAGACCTTCCGCATCGGCCTGTTCGGGCTGGAAAAGCTGAGAAACCTGGACCGTACCGTCGAGATTCTGCAGCGCGCATTAGAGAAGATTCTTCGATAA
- a CDS encoding FadR/GntR family transcriptional regulator gives MQSINRAVPEYAFASIRRLIEDDAYQPGDALPSQRELAVRFGVSRASLREALSSLSALGLVRIQPGKGVFIQEQPGREANTEPAVGWPFATQVSAADTFQLRFALEGFAASLAALVLSSDELDALSDNVGAMRLELLAQAFEPAAALDFDFHRLILRAAGNQAILDILTSRSDIYLESQKLPFIRPERAMETWQEHRRILRALSRHAPATAQKAMQAHIRAAASRTGISFAGPAA, from the coding sequence ATGCAATCCATCAACCGAGCAGTCCCCGAGTATGCGTTTGCCTCGATCCGCCGGCTGATCGAAGACGATGCCTATCAACCTGGGGATGCCCTGCCGTCGCAGCGTGAGTTGGCCGTGCGCTTCGGCGTCAGTCGCGCCTCGCTGCGTGAAGCGCTTTCTTCGCTCAGTGCGCTTGGGCTGGTGCGCATCCAGCCGGGCAAAGGCGTGTTCATTCAGGAGCAGCCAGGCCGTGAGGCCAATACTGAACCGGCTGTGGGATGGCCGTTTGCAACACAGGTTTCAGCAGCGGATACCTTCCAGCTGCGCTTCGCTCTGGAGGGTTTCGCAGCGAGTCTCGCCGCTCTGGTGCTGAGCAGCGACGAACTGGACGCTTTGAGCGATAACGTCGGAGCAATGCGTCTGGAATTGCTCGCTCAAGCATTCGAACCTGCAGCGGCGCTGGATTTCGATTTTCATCGGCTGATTCTCCGTGCCGCCGGCAACCAGGCAATTCTCGATATCCTGACCAGTCGCTCCGACATCTACCTGGAAAGCCAGAAGCTGCCTTTCATCCGCCCCGAACGGGCCATGGAAACCTGGCAGGAACATCGCAGGATTCTCCGCGCCCTGTCGCGCCACGCACCGGCCACCGCACAGAAAGCGATGCAGGCTCACATACGAGCGGCCGCCTCGCGCACCGGCATCAGCTTTGCCGGACCGGCCGCGTGA
- a CDS encoding DMT family transporter → MASGWAFLLLAAGFEVLFAMSMKYAEGFTRLLPSGLVVVGASAGIYFLTLALRDLPVSIAYPIWTGIGTLGTVLLGALLLGEALTPLKLVSVALIVAGIAGLK, encoded by the coding sequence ATGGCCAGCGGCTGGGCATTCCTCCTGCTGGCAGCGGGCTTCGAGGTGCTGTTCGCGATGTCGATGAAGTATGCCGAGGGTTTCACTCGGCTGCTTCCCAGTGGCTTGGTGGTCGTCGGCGCTAGCGCGGGGATTTATTTCCTGACCTTGGCGTTGCGCGATCTGCCGGTCAGCATCGCCTATCCCATCTGGACCGGTATCGGCACGCTCGGCACGGTGTTGCTGGGCGCCTTGCTACTGGGCGAGGCGCTGACACCGCTGAAGCTCGTGTCGGTCGCGCTGATCGTGGCGGGCATCGCCGGACTCAAGTAG
- a CDS encoding UV damage endonuclease UvsE, producing MFRIGFACMYRHPSHSESLKELETIERAFNPRSTTLRWLNSVSKEVAREKLNGIIEHNLAAQLRLLDYVGTLPPPLRMLRLSSDLLPFYSHPEVADFYNQPDVRQVIESGFSKIGAHARTLGIRLSLHPGQYCVLGSDKPQVVENSLAEFEYHADMIRMMGFGRQFQDFKCNVHIAGRLGADGIRAIWSRLSLEARRCITFENEEKTYGVDDCLSLADLAPVVLDIHHCWINENDYIDPHDARVARIIDSWRGVRPTMHYSQPPESLMALGFSANDKLEMPALLERVNKRDLYSHSKRMWNRWTNLYAREFLDRFDIMFEAKDKNLATLDYYTDYLADGGSGTKP from the coding sequence ATGTTCAGAATCGGTTTTGCTTGCATGTACCGCCATCCCAGCCACAGCGAGTCGTTGAAGGAGCTGGAAACCATCGAGCGTGCGTTCAATCCGCGCTCGACCACGCTGCGTTGGCTCAACAGCGTGTCGAAGGAGGTGGCGCGGGAAAAGCTCAACGGCATCATCGAGCACAACCTGGCGGCACAACTGCGCCTGCTCGACTATGTTGGCACCCTACCGCCGCCCTTGCGCATGCTTCGCCTGAGCAGCGACCTGCTGCCCTTTTACAGCCACCCCGAAGTCGCGGACTTCTACAACCAGCCCGACGTGCGCCAGGTGATCGAAAGTGGGTTTTCCAAGATTGGTGCCCATGCCAGAACACTGGGCATCCGCCTTTCGCTGCACCCGGGCCAGTACTGCGTACTCGGCTCGGACAAGCCGCAGGTAGTGGAAAACAGCCTGGCGGAGTTTGAGTACCACGCCGACATGATCCGCATGATGGGCTTCGGGCGGCAGTTTCAGGACTTCAAATGTAACGTCCATATCGCCGGCCGCCTGGGTGCAGACGGCATACGCGCAATATGGTCGCGCTTGTCTCTGGAGGCCCGCCGCTGCATCACATTCGAAAACGAGGAGAAAACCTACGGCGTCGACGACTGCCTGTCGCTGGCCGATCTCGCGCCAGTGGTGCTGGACATTCACCATTGTTGGATCAACGAGAACGACTACATCGACCCGCACGATGCGCGAGTGGCTCGAATCATCGACAGCTGGCGCGGCGTTCGGCCGACCATGCATTATTCGCAGCCGCCTGAAAGCTTGATGGCGTTGGGTTTTTCCGCCAACGACAAGCTGGAAATGCCCGCCCTGCTGGAAAGGGTCAACAAGCGCGACCTCTACAGTCACAGCAAGCGCATGTGGAACCGCTGGACCAACCTCTACGCCCGCGAGTTTCTCGACCGATTCGACATTATGTTCGAGGCCAAAGACAAGAATCTTGCGACCCTTGATTACTACACTGATTACCTGGCAGACGGGGGCAGCGGCACAAAGCCTTAA
- a CDS encoding FMN-dependent NADH-azoreductase — protein MKKILAVQGSPRGDRSHSRRLLDHFIEALTAEQHGAEITRREVGRVTLPAVTEGWVASAFHDPHTRSATMQADLALSDELVDELLATDRLVIAAPMYNFGVPSGVKAWIDQIVRIGRTFDFTPEDPASQYKSRVLGKRGLIITTRGDRGYGPDGVNAHLNHADTHLRDVLGLIGITDVEVVAVENDEFGGMAFEDSYRAAQRRLAQLAMDF, from the coding sequence ATGAAAAAAATTCTAGCTGTACAAGGTAGTCCGCGAGGCGATCGCTCACATTCACGGCGCTTGCTCGATCACTTCATCGAGGCGCTGACAGCCGAGCAGCATGGCGCCGAAATTACTCGTCGGGAGGTGGGCCGCGTTACATTGCCCGCGGTAACCGAGGGCTGGGTTGCATCCGCCTTTCACGATCCGCATACCCGTTCCGCGACGATGCAGGCGGACCTCGCTCTCAGCGATGAACTGGTCGATGAGCTGCTCGCCACGGATCGCCTGGTCATCGCCGCACCCATGTACAACTTCGGTGTTCCCAGCGGGGTGAAGGCCTGGATCGACCAGATCGTGCGCATCGGCCGGACCTTCGACTTCACCCCGGAGGATCCGGCGAGCCAGTACAAATCGCGGGTCCTGGGTAAGCGCGGATTGATCATTACCACCCGAGGTGATCGCGGCTACGGTCCGGACGGTGTGAACGCGCACCTCAACCATGCCGACACCCATCTGCGCGATGTGCTGGGGCTGATCGGCATTACCGACGTCGAAGTGGTTGCGGTGGAGAATGATGAATTCGGTGGGATGGCATTCGAAGATTCCTACCGGGCTGCGCAGCGACGTCTGGCTCAATTGGCGATGGACTTCTGA
- a CDS encoding amino acid ABC transporter permease, with product MAYQLEFGPVLVNADVLLQGALFTLGLTAIGTLLGVGLGIVGALVSGWQIRPFNYLFGLYVELIRNTPFIVQLFFIFFGLPALGFRLNEWEAAVLAMVINLGAYSTEIIRAGIQAIPYGQIEAASALALTRMETFRHVVLRPALAKVWPALSSQIIIVMLGSAVCSQISTEELTFAANFIQSRNFRAFETYLVTTLLYLAMAILIRQLLGWIGRRYIVGAR from the coding sequence ATGGCTTATCAGCTGGAATTCGGACCGGTCCTGGTGAACGCCGACGTGCTGCTACAGGGCGCATTGTTCACCCTGGGCCTGACCGCCATTGGCACCTTGCTGGGCGTGGGACTGGGGATCGTTGGGGCGCTGGTGAGCGGCTGGCAGATCCGGCCGTTCAACTATCTGTTCGGGCTCTACGTCGAGCTGATCCGCAACACTCCCTTCATCGTCCAGCTGTTCTTCATCTTTTTCGGATTGCCGGCGTTGGGGTTTCGTCTCAATGAATGGGAAGCCGCGGTGCTGGCGATGGTGATCAATCTGGGCGCGTATTCCACCGAGATTATCCGGGCCGGAATCCAGGCGATTCCCTACGGGCAAATCGAAGCGGCATCAGCGCTGGCGCTGACCCGCATGGAGACCTTCCGCCATGTGGTGCTGCGCCCAGCACTGGCCAAGGTCTGGCCGGCGCTGTCGAGCCAGATCATCATCGTCATGCTCGGATCGGCGGTTTGTTCGCAGATTTCCACCGAAGAGCTGACCTTCGCCGCCAACTTCATCCAGTCGCGCAACTTCCGCGCCTTCGAAACCTATCTGGTGACCACCTTGCTGTATCTGGCGATGGCGATCCTGATCAGGCAATTGCTTGGGTGGATCGGCCGGCGTTACATCGTGGGGGCGCGCTGA
- a CDS encoding transporter substrate-binding domain-containing protein encodes MLNATRSLITALCLGITLASAAAAADGLEDITQRGVLKVAVPQDFPPFGSVGPDLQPRGLDIDTAQLLADKLNVKLELTALNSTNRIPFLTTGKVDLVVSSLGKNAEREQVIDFSNAYAPFYLGVFGPEETEVASIGDLDGKTISVTRGSVEDIELSDAAPKGATLKRFEDNNSTIAAYLSGQVDLIASGNVVMAAIAERNPKRLPVMKLNLKNSPTYVGMNKNEPALLAKVNAIIATAKQDGSLSAISEKWLKQPLPSDL; translated from the coding sequence ATGCTCAACGCGACCCGCTCATTGATCACCGCCCTGTGCCTGGGCATCACGCTGGCAAGCGCCGCGGCCGCTGCGGACGGCCTGGAGGACATCACCCAGCGCGGTGTGCTGAAGGTGGCAGTGCCGCAGGATTTCCCGCCGTTCGGTTCGGTAGGCCCCGACCTGCAGCCGCGCGGCCTGGATATTGATACCGCGCAGCTGCTGGCAGACAAGCTGAACGTCAAGCTCGAGCTGACCGCGCTCAATAGCACCAACCGGATCCCATTTCTCACGACCGGCAAAGTCGATCTGGTGGTGTCGAGCCTCGGCAAGAATGCCGAGCGTGAGCAGGTGATCGATTTCTCCAATGCCTATGCGCCGTTCTACCTGGGTGTGTTCGGACCGGAGGAGACCGAAGTGGCGAGCATCGGCGACCTGGATGGCAAGACGATCAGCGTCACCCGTGGCTCGGTCGAAGACATCGAGCTGAGCGACGCTGCACCGAAGGGTGCGACCCTCAAACGCTTCGAAGACAACAATTCGACCATCGCAGCCTACCTCTCCGGGCAGGTCGACCTGATTGCCAGCGGCAACGTGGTCATGGCAGCGATCGCCGAGCGCAATCCCAAGCGACTTCCGGTAATGAAGCTCAACCTCAAGAACTCGCCCACCTATGTCGGCATGAACAAGAACGAGCCGGCCTTGCTGGCGAAGGTCAACGCCATCATCGCGACCGCCAAACAGGACGGTAGCCTGAGCGCGATCAGCGAGAAATGGCTGAAGCAACCCCTTCCGTCCGACCTGTAA
- a CDS encoding glutathione S-transferase family protein: protein MVKLWGRVNSTNVKKALWCLEELGVPYTRVDAGGAFGVVGEADYAAMNPNRLVPCLQDGELVLWESNAIVRYLAAQYGQEALWNADPRRRAEADKWMDWVTSSLAAAFRPLFWNIVRTAPEQRDMAAVQAALAECGKLLAIADQTLSEQPYLSGASLGMGDIPLGCFTYAWFEMPIERPDLPHLRNWYERLQQRPAYQAAVATPLT from the coding sequence ATGGTGAAGCTCTGGGGTCGGGTCAATTCAACCAACGTGAAAAAGGCGCTGTGGTGTCTGGAAGAACTCGGTGTGCCCTATACACGCGTCGACGCCGGTGGCGCGTTCGGTGTAGTGGGTGAGGCCGATTATGCTGCGATGAACCCGAATCGGCTGGTGCCTTGCCTGCAGGATGGCGAACTGGTGCTGTGGGAGTCCAACGCCATCGTCCGCTACCTCGCGGCGCAATATGGTCAAGAAGCGCTATGGAATGCCGACCCGCGCCGGCGTGCCGAAGCGGATAAATGGATGGACTGGGTGACCTCATCCTTGGCCGCAGCCTTCCGCCCGCTGTTCTGGAACATCGTGCGCACCGCTCCGGAACAACGCGACATGGCAGCGGTACAGGCGGCGCTGGCGGAATGCGGCAAGCTGCTGGCGATTGCCGATCAGACGCTCTCCGAGCAACCCTATCTGTCCGGTGCCTCACTCGGCATGGGCGACATTCCGTTGGGATGCTTCACCTATGCGTGGTTCGAGATGCCGATCGAGCGACCGGACCTGCCGCACCTGCGCAACTGGTATGAGCGCCTACAGCAGCGTCCGGCGTATCAGGCCGCGGTGGCGACGCCGCTGACCTGA
- a CDS encoding LysR substrate-binding domain-containing protein — protein MFANLPLTALRTFESAARLKSFKAAAEELAVTPTAVSHQIKLLEGWLGVPLFQRMARGVRLTDCGERLFRSLHGALLEVVQTVDHLRPQPSTGSLTLSTTPAFAALWLIPRLGHFYQAHPGIKVRVETSTELLDLNQDASIDLVIRYGYNDRPSLHSQCLLDECFGVYGAPGLLASLDPERLTLITVRWRNSQLYDRSWKAWCEAAGEPWMDTAELREYDEEHYALQAAIAGQGLVLASNVLVSQSLAMGLLQPYRGDITVPGASYTALCVPGRERHPPVKAFLDWLTNESCGR, from the coding sequence ATGTTTGCGAATCTGCCACTTACCGCATTGCGCACCTTCGAATCGGCGGCGCGGCTGAAGAGCTTCAAGGCGGCCGCCGAGGAGCTCGCGGTAACACCCACTGCCGTTTCCCATCAGATCAAGCTGCTCGAAGGCTGGCTGGGCGTGCCGTTGTTTCAGCGAATGGCCCGCGGCGTGCGGTTGACCGATTGCGGTGAGCGGCTGTTTCGCAGTCTGCACGGGGCGCTGCTGGAGGTCGTGCAGACGGTCGACCATCTGCGTCCCCAGCCCAGTACCGGCAGCCTGACGCTGTCCACGACGCCGGCCTTCGCCGCGCTCTGGTTGATCCCGCGGCTCGGCCACTTCTATCAGGCTCATCCCGGCATCAAGGTGCGTGTCGAGACCAGCACCGAATTGCTCGATCTGAATCAGGATGCCAGCATCGATCTGGTGATCCGCTATGGCTATAACGATCGCCCTAGCTTGCACAGCCAATGCCTGCTCGACGAGTGTTTCGGCGTCTATGGCGCACCGGGTTTGCTGGCCTCGCTCGACCCCGAGCGGCTGACCCTGATTACCGTGCGCTGGCGCAATTCACAGCTCTACGATCGCAGCTGGAAAGCCTGGTGCGAGGCTGCGGGCGAGCCATGGATGGACACCGCCGAGCTGCGTGAATATGACGAGGAGCACTACGCCCTGCAAGCTGCCATTGCCGGACAGGGCTTGGTGCTGGCGAGCAACGTGCTGGTATCACAAAGTCTGGCAATGGGGCTGTTACAGCCCTACCGCGGTGACATTACCGTGCCCGGCGCGTCCTACACGGCGCTCTGCGTCCCCGGCCGCGAGCGCCACCCGCCGGTGAAGGCCTTCCTGGATTGGTTGACCAACGAATCCTGCGGTCGTTGA
- a CDS encoding glycoside hydrolase family 5 protein has protein sequence MPITAFPRARKGFMPVIALTALLGLFPAASDAHAASVSGTSASTISYSALINKFTNSYWLNGSWRASAGVSVAATAQNIAAFRVGTSVRTVDGQIRTVTSVKPASGALTVFMDGPVLNGAVIGYPNRLSVSNVPAPTPITTEPSDTVVAAPSYSALINKFTNTYWLNGSWRASAGVSVAATTQNKAAFVVGASVRTADGQVRTITSVEPASSALSVFMSGPVLDGNVIGYPNKLSLVAAPTILPAAPSAPVVEVTLPGSSPVQLVGVALSGAAFGPSVLPGKHGTNYIYPAESYYKKYAEQGLKLVRLPFLWERMQPQLDTELDAAQLALLTQSLDFAQKYGVKVVLDMHNYYRYYKQPIGSETVPIPSFANTWKRIAQKVGNHPALSGYGLMNEPNTKGLWPEAALAAAKEIRKVDQTHWIYVAGDRFSSAWHWPQSNTQLIADPWMRDPANKLIFEAHMYLDRDTSGLYIDKTETFAPDLGINRAKPFVEWLRANNLRGFIGEMGVPNYAPDAIVAMDNLLGYLHENCVPLTYWAGGPWWGNYILALDVSGGAEQPQLPILRKHAATPNSCVAIGEPL, from the coding sequence ATGCCCATCACAGCTTTTCCGAGAGCCCGCAAAGGCTTTATGCCCGTCATCGCCCTAACCGCGCTGTTGGGGTTGTTCCCGGCTGCCAGCGATGCTCACGCAGCCTCTGTTAGTGGCACCAGCGCATCGACGATTTCCTACTCGGCGCTGATCAACAAATTCACCAATTCATACTGGCTGAATGGCTCCTGGCGTGCCTCGGCGGGAGTTTCGGTCGCTGCTACCGCACAGAACATCGCGGCATTTCGTGTCGGAACCTCGGTACGGACAGTCGATGGTCAGATACGTACCGTCACGTCGGTGAAGCCTGCCAGCGGTGCGCTGACGGTCTTCATGGACGGTCCCGTACTCAACGGCGCGGTGATCGGCTATCCCAACAGGCTCAGCGTAAGCAACGTGCCTGCCCCAACGCCGATCACCACCGAGCCGAGCGACACGGTGGTCGCTGCACCCAGCTACTCGGCGCTGATCAACAAATTCACCAATACATACTGGCTGAACGGCTCCTGGCGTGCCTCAGCTGGCGTTTCGGTCGCGGCTACCACGCAGAACAAGGCTGCTTTCGTGGTGGGGGCATCTGTCCGCACGGCTGACGGTCAGGTCCGCACAATTACCTCGGTCGAGCCCGCCAGTAGCGCCCTGAGCGTGTTCATGAGCGGTCCGGTGCTCGACGGCAATGTTATTGGCTACCCGAACAAGCTCAGCCTGGTGGCAGCCCCAACGATTCTGCCTGCCGCCCCTTCCGCTCCGGTAGTAGAGGTGACGCTCCCTGGGTCCAGTCCGGTGCAACTGGTAGGCGTTGCGCTGTCCGGTGCAGCCTTCGGGCCTTCAGTGCTGCCCGGCAAGCACGGCACCAATTACATCTATCCAGCCGAGTCGTATTACAAAAAATACGCCGAGCAAGGCCTGAAGCTGGTTCGCCTGCCGTTCCTCTGGGAGCGTATGCAGCCGCAGTTGGACACAGAACTAGATGCCGCGCAGCTGGCACTGCTGACCCAGTCGCTCGATTTCGCGCAGAAGTACGGGGTCAAGGTCGTGCTGGACATGCATAACTATTACCGTTACTACAAGCAGCCGATTGGCTCCGAAACGGTGCCCATCCCGTCGTTCGCTAACACCTGGAAACGCATCGCGCAGAAAGTCGGCAACCATCCGGCGCTCAGCGGGTACGGCCTGATGAACGAGCCGAACACCAAAGGACTTTGGCCCGAAGCGGCCCTGGCCGCGGCCAAAGAGATTCGCAAAGTCGACCAGACCCACTGGATTTACGTCGCTGGCGACCGATTCTCCAGTGCATGGCACTGGCCGCAGTCCAATACTCAGCTGATTGCCGACCCTTGGATGCGCGACCCCGCGAACAAGCTGATCTTCGAAGCTCACATGTATCTGGACCGCGACACCTCGGGCCTGTACATCGACAAGACCGAAACCTTCGCACCGGACTTGGGGATCAATCGCGCCAAACCGTTCGTGGAGTGGCTGCGAGCGAACAACTTGCGCGGTTTCATCGGCGAGATGGGCGTGCCGAACTACGCGCCCGATGCGATCGTTGCCATGGACAATCTGCTCGGTTATCTTCACGAAAATTGTGTGCCACTCACCTATTGGGCCGGCGGCCCCTGGTGGGGCAATTACATTCTTGCGCTGGACGTATCGGGAGGCGCCGAGCAGCCTCAGCTACCGATTCTGCGCAAGCACGCTGCCACGCCGAATAGTTGCGTTGCGATCGGCGAGCCGTTGTAA
- a CDS encoding DEAD/DEAH box helicase gives MLSAVKRYKLLLSGALARCFPRTSAYLQSEDELVLRRWPSATPNTVKRTAKQAGIPSGKVSRTPKQSAGTKAAKPRSTTPRKAPSEGIYGPAKLAVDDQQVQAMRLRVGRAVDAGVICAPSDEQWAMILSDSPVTRIFAGAGSGKSTTLVLRVVFMLCHLGVAPERLTVISFTNASCAQLREQLIRVLGFWNFDFDPASARQCVRTFHSAMAVLAKDVLGRPVWFEQLDEKGASPIDLDNPLTSSRLRPAQQRLLKQAYQSCYAEDQDFRLRVHELLQLPLPDASKNKRVPKAPLDSFKLAGEFTPVPLFEAFYVQAGFIESIGIRIEQMQPERMDCSGAERVFIEALGLFWKHFQALLDSQGLTTFNGAFQTLTQRLATSDRNLSSAALAPFSHLLIDEFQDISPQIVQWLQALHRALARQGETVSLMAIGDDWQSIYGWRGSSPELFMDFDKYFPGRGASKKSRVMMLETNYRSIEPVIRDGEAVLSGVASKQAKTSQAAKAIQPGDHGVKLVTRFDVKAQLPDLIREINAQCEHVAKRPNADRNAVLVLSRRNEPLRAIEALLDRKLPVKTYTIHRAKGLQAEVAIIVDDCLPAERHPLRNALYAYCGFFRNSYDQAMADEGLRLAYVAITRGVSRVFWYTHKPQGATRLLAGRAKSR, from the coding sequence ATGTTGTCTGCCGTCAAGCGCTACAAGCTTCTGCTGTCTGGAGCCCTGGCGCGTTGCTTCCCTCGTACATCAGCCTATTTGCAGTCAGAGGATGAGTTGGTGTTGCGGCGCTGGCCCAGCGCTACGCCCAACACCGTCAAGCGGACGGCCAAGCAAGCTGGCATCCCGTCGGGCAAGGTCAGTCGCACACCCAAGCAATCAGCCGGGACGAAGGCTGCCAAACCCCGGTCGACAACACCACGCAAGGCTCCCAGCGAAGGCATTTATGGACCGGCGAAGCTGGCGGTAGACGACCAGCAGGTCCAGGCAATGCGCTTGCGAGTCGGTCGTGCAGTCGATGCGGGTGTGATCTGTGCCCCTTCAGACGAACAATGGGCAATGATACTCAGCGACAGCCCTGTGACGCGGATCTTTGCCGGTGCCGGCTCAGGCAAGTCCACCACGCTGGTGCTGCGGGTGGTCTTCATGCTCTGCCATCTGGGCGTCGCGCCGGAGCGGCTGACGGTAATTTCCTTTACCAACGCCTCCTGTGCGCAACTGCGCGAGCAACTGATTCGGGTGCTGGGGTTCTGGAACTTCGATTTCGACCCGGCCAGCGCGCGCCAATGCGTGCGGACCTTCCATTCGGCGATGGCGGTATTGGCCAAGGACGTGCTGGGCAGGCCGGTCTGGTTCGAGCAATTGGACGAGAAGGGCGCGTCACCCATCGACCTGGACAATCCATTGACCTCCTCGCGCTTACGGCCTGCTCAGCAGCGCCTGCTGAAACAGGCCTACCAGAGCTGCTACGCCGAAGATCAGGATTTCCGCTTGCGCGTGCACGAGTTGCTGCAGTTGCCGCTGCCGGACGCCTCGAAGAACAAGCGCGTTCCCAAAGCGCCGCTAGACAGCTTCAAACTGGCTGGCGAGTTCACCCCGGTGCCGCTGTTCGAGGCCTTCTACGTGCAAGCCGGCTTCATCGAGAGCATTGGCATCCGGATCGAACAGATGCAACCGGAGCGGATGGATTGCTCTGGGGCTGAACGTGTTTTCATCGAAGCGCTAGGGCTGTTCTGGAAGCATTTCCAGGCGCTTCTGGACAGTCAAGGGTTGACGACCTTCAACGGAGCTTTTCAGACGTTGACCCAGCGCTTGGCGACATCCGATCGCAACCTGTCGTCCGCCGCGCTGGCACCGTTCAGCCATCTGCTGATCGATGAATTCCAGGACATCTCGCCGCAGATCGTACAGTGGCTGCAGGCGCTGCATCGTGCACTGGCGCGCCAGGGCGAAACCGTGAGTCTGATGGCCATCGGCGATGACTGGCAGTCGATCTATGGCTGGCGTGGCAGTTCGCCGGAACTGTTCATGGATTTCGACAAGTACTTTCCCGGTCGCGGCGCATCGAAGAAGAGCCGGGTGATGATGCTCGAGACCAACTATCGCTCGATCGAACCGGTCATTCGCGATGGCGAAGCGGTGCTGAGCGGCGTGGCATCCAAGCAGGCGAAGACCAGCCAGGCCGCCAAGGCGATACAGCCAGGGGACCATGGCGTGAAGCTGGTGACCCGCTTCGACGTGAAGGCGCAACTGCCGGATCTGATCCGTGAGATCAACGCCCAGTGTGAACACGTCGCCAAGCGCCCGAACGCGGACCGCAACGCGGTATTGGTGCTTAGCCGACGTAACGAGCCCTTGCGGGCCATCGAGGCGCTGCTGGACCGCAAGTTGCCGGTCAAGACATACACCATCCATCGCGCCAAGGGCCTGCAAGCCGAGGTCGCGATCATCGTCGATGATTGCCTGCCGGCAGAGCGTCATCCACTGCGCAATGCGCTGTATGCCTACTGCGGGTTCTTTCGTAACAGCTACGACCAAGCCATGGCCGACGAGGGGCTGCGCCTGGCCTACGTGGCGATCACCCGTGGCGTTAGCCGGGTGTTCTGGTACACGCACAAACCCCAGGGCGCAACCCGGCTGCTGGCCGGCCGAGCAAAGAGCCGGTAG